A stretch of the Bacillus anthracis str. Vollum genome encodes the following:
- a CDS encoding YkvA family protein, translating to MEQKFSVEAFWKKVKHVAKQAGQSVIYASLLLFYVLQKPDVPKRVKIIVIGALAYFIAPIDAIPDFVAGIGYTDDLGALMAALLQASLYVNDDVKDKARVKLAEWFGSDIDTSFIDQKLDQ from the coding sequence ATGGAACAAAAATTTTCAGTTGAAGCGTTTTGGAAGAAAGTAAAACATGTCGCAAAGCAGGCAGGACAGTCGGTCATTTATGCAAGTTTATTATTGTTTTACGTTTTGCAGAAACCGGATGTTCCAAAACGAGTGAAAATTATTGTAATTGGGGCACTTGCTTATTTTATTGCACCGATTGATGCGATTCCAGATTTCGTTGCTGGAATTGGTTATACGGATGATTTAGGGGCGTTAATGGCTGCTCTATTACAAGCGTCGTTATACGTCAATGATGATGTGAAAGATAAGGCACGAGTAAAGTTGGCAGAATGGTTTGGTTCTGATATAGACACATCCTTTATCGATCAGAAATTAGATCAATAG
- a CDS encoding D-amino-acid transaminase, whose product MGRKLAYERFVLWNDAIIDTTKQKTYIELEERGLQFGDGVYEVIRLYKGNFHLLDPHITRLYRFMEEIELTLPFSKAELITLLYKLIENNNFHEDGTIYLQVSRGVQARTHTFSYDVPPTIYAYITKKERPALWIEYGVRAISEPDTRWLRCDIKSLNLLPNILAATKAERKGCKEALFVRNGTVTEGSHSNFFLIKNGTLYTHPANHLILNGIIRQYVLSLAKTLRIPVQEELFSIRDVYQADECFFTGTTIEILPMTHLDGTAIQDGQVGPITKMLQRSFSQSLLQSNMSSS is encoded by the coding sequence ATGGGACGAAAATTGGCATATGAAAGATTTGTACTTTGGAATGATGCAATTATTGATACAACGAAGCAAAAAACGTACATAGAACTTGAAGAAAGAGGCTTGCAGTTTGGAGATGGTGTCTACGAGGTTATTCGTCTATATAAAGGGAACTTCCACTTATTAGATCCCCATATCACAAGATTATATCGCTTCATGGAAGAAATAGAATTAACACTCCCTTTCTCAAAAGCAGAACTGATTACCCTACTTTATAAACTAATCGAAAATAATAATTTCCACGAAGATGGAACGATTTATTTGCAAGTATCTCGTGGTGTACAAGCTCGTACCCATACGTTCTCATATGACGTCCCTCCGACAATCTATGCTTATATTACAAAGAAAGAAAGACCAGCGCTATGGATTGAATATGGTGTACGTGCTATATCAGAACCGGATACACGCTGGCTACGCTGTGATATCAAATCATTAAATTTATTACCAAATATATTAGCTGCTACGAAAGCGGAACGAAAAGGTTGTAAAGAAGCCCTTTTCGTACGAAATGGTACTGTAACTGAGGGAAGTCACTCTAACTTCTTTCTCATTAAAAACGGAACTCTTTACACACATCCAGCTAATCACCTTATTTTAAATGGCATTATTCGTCAATATGTCCTTTCTTTAGCGAAAACCCTTCGTATTCCAGTACAAGAAGAGCTTTTCAGCATTCGTGATGTTTATCAAGCGGATGAATGTTTCTTTACAGGAACGACGATTGAAATTTTGCCGATGACTCACCTTGATGGAACCGCAATCCAAGATGGTCAAGTTGGCCCTATCACTAAAATGCTGCAAAGATCATTTTCTCAAAGTTTGTTACAATCCAACATGTCATCCTCTTAA
- a CDS encoding DUF4870 domain-containing protein: protein MNGNKILAALSYFSVLFAPILFPIIVWIVGDAETKPHAKRALWTHIIPSIATFIGVTILGIMGLGSDQPDVTLGIGTMIVLCICGIISLYYFIWNIVKGIKVLKA, encoded by the coding sequence ATGAACGGAAACAAAATATTAGCAGCTTTATCATACTTTAGTGTATTATTTGCCCCTATCTTATTCCCTATTATTGTGTGGATTGTAGGCGATGCGGAAACGAAACCACATGCAAAACGTGCTCTATGGACACACATTATCCCAAGTATCGCTACATTCATTGGCGTAACTATTTTAGGAATTATGGGTCTTGGATCTGATCAACCGGATGTAACACTGGGCATCGGTACAATGATTGTCTTATGTATTTGCGGAATTATTAGCTTATACTACTTCATTTGGAACATCGTGAAAGGTATTAAAGTACTGAAAGCTTAA
- a CDS encoding metal-binding protein yields MPSGRTHTKINLISLPVVLFLLFSYGLTNFDFLLTFAIGFLVGTTFLTPDLDTYSNAYNKWGFLRIFWYPYKKVMPHRSFFTHTIILGDVIRIAYMLIVFSPFLFLLNVIALDGNLIEIAKEHEVEIVTFVMGIVVASTLHIIADKVNTRRKKMMRKKKKRRR; encoded by the coding sequence ATGCCATCAGGAAGAACGCATACGAAAATAAACTTAATATCCCTTCCGGTTGTTTTGTTTCTGCTCTTTTCGTATGGATTAACAAATTTTGATTTTTTATTAACTTTTGCAATTGGCTTTTTAGTAGGTACTACATTTTTAACACCGGATTTAGATACGTATAGTAATGCGTATAATAAATGGGGATTCCTGCGTATATTTTGGTATCCGTATAAGAAAGTGATGCCGCATCGCTCCTTCTTTACACACACAATTATACTTGGTGATGTGATTCGTATTGCATACATGTTAATTGTGTTTTCTCCGTTTTTATTCCTATTAAATGTAATCGCGCTTGACGGGAATTTAATAGAAATTGCGAAGGAACATGAGGTTGAAATTGTAACGTTCGTAATGGGGATTGTTGTAGCAAGCACGCTTCACATTATAGCGGATAAAGTAAATACGCGACGCAAGAAAATGATGAGAAAAAAGAAGAAACGCAGAAGATAA
- a CDS encoding LTA synthase family protein, producing MKETLKSQFQNVRFTVFVALAVWLKTYLITRTSFDLKLESFMQEFILFLSPLAASLLLVSLALFAKGKKRNYIALGINFVLTIILVGNVMFYGFYNDFVTLPVLGQTSNFGSLGSSVKELFNYKIILAFADIIVFFILLKKMKNFAPTERVARPMRSLYFVSTIAIFFANLGLAEAERPELLTRSFDRVMLVKNLGLYVHQVYDLGLQAKSSSQKAFADGSKLQETENYVKTTQSKPDPNMFGTAKGKNVIVVSLESLQTFLIGATVNGQEVTPFLNQFTKESYYFDNFFHQTGQGKTSDAEFLVDTSMYPLDRGAVFFTHGNNEYTATPEILREQGYHTSVFHANNATFWNRNIMYPALGYDRYYNELDYKITPETKLNWGLKDIEYFDQSIDMLKEVKQPFYTRFLTLTNHYPFTYDESTKLIDEYNSGDGVFDRYMVTARYLDEAMKHFIERLKAEGIYDNSIIVFYGDHYGISENHNRAMAQFLGKEEITAFDHMNLQKTPMFIHVPGQKEGKTISKPTGEIDIKPTILNLLGIDSTNQIQFGHDVFSPENKGFVVLRDGSFVTDKYMYTNSTFYDRATGEVVQLPKEESQPLIDRAQNELNMSDKIIEGDLLRFSESNKTKTGEVKTAIKEEKKSAE from the coding sequence ATGAAAGAAACCTTGAAATCACAATTTCAAAATGTGCGTTTCACTGTATTCGTAGCTTTAGCCGTATGGTTGAAGACATATCTTATTACACGCACAAGCTTTGATTTAAAACTTGAATCTTTCATGCAAGAATTCATTTTATTCCTTAGCCCATTAGCAGCATCATTACTGCTTGTTAGTCTTGCATTATTTGCAAAAGGGAAAAAACGTAACTATATAGCACTTGGAATTAATTTTGTTTTAACAATTATTCTTGTTGGTAACGTAATGTTCTACGGATTCTATAATGACTTCGTTACTTTACCCGTACTAGGACAAACATCTAACTTCGGAAGTTTAGGTTCTAGTGTGAAAGAATTATTTAACTACAAAATCATCCTTGCATTTGCTGATATTATCGTATTCTTCATTTTATTGAAGAAGATGAAGAATTTTGCACCGACAGAACGTGTAGCACGCCCAATGCGTTCCCTATACTTCGTGTCAACAATTGCTATTTTCTTCGCAAACTTAGGACTGGCAGAAGCTGAGCGTCCTGAACTATTAACACGTTCATTCGACCGCGTTATGCTCGTTAAAAACTTAGGTTTATATGTACACCAAGTGTATGACCTTGGCTTACAAGCAAAATCAAGTTCACAAAAAGCATTTGCTGACGGTAGTAAGTTACAGGAAACAGAGAACTACGTAAAAACAACGCAAAGCAAACCAGATCCAAATATGTTTGGTACTGCAAAAGGGAAAAACGTAATTGTCGTCTCTCTTGAGTCATTACAAACATTCTTAATTGGTGCAACAGTTAACGGACAAGAAGTTACACCATTCTTAAACCAATTTACGAAAGAAAGTTATTACTTCGATAACTTCTTCCATCAAACTGGTCAAGGAAAAACATCTGACGCTGAATTCTTAGTAGATACTTCCATGTATCCACTAGACCGTGGTGCTGTATTCTTCACACACGGTAACAACGAATACACAGCAACTCCAGAAATTTTACGTGAGCAAGGATATCACACATCTGTATTCCACGCGAACAATGCAACGTTCTGGAACCGTAACATTATGTATCCGGCACTTGGTTATGACCGTTACTACAACGAGCTTGACTACAAGATTACGCCAGAAACAAAATTAAATTGGGGATTAAAAGATATCGAGTACTTCGATCAATCTATCGATATGTTAAAAGAAGTGAAGCAACCGTTCTACACTCGCTTCCTTACGTTAACAAACCATTACCCATTCACTTATGATGAAAGCACAAAATTAATCGATGAATACAATTCTGGTGATGGCGTATTTGACCGTTACATGGTAACTGCTCGCTATTTAGACGAAGCAATGAAACACTTTATTGAGCGTCTAAAAGCAGAGGGTATTTACGACAACTCAATTATCGTATTCTACGGTGATCACTACGGTATTTCTGAAAACCATAACCGTGCAATGGCACAGTTCTTAGGAAAAGAAGAAATTACTGCATTTGACCATATGAACTTACAAAAAACACCGATGTTTATTCACGTTCCAGGTCAAAAAGAAGGTAAAACAATTTCAAAACCAACTGGTGAAATTGACATTAAACCAACAATTCTAAACTTACTTGGTATAGATTCTACGAATCAAATTCAATTTGGTCATGATGTATTCTCACCAGAAAATAAAGGATTTGTTGTTCTTCGTGACGGTAGCTTCGTTACAGATAAGTACATGTATACGAACAGTACATTCTACGACCGTGCTACTGGCGAAGTTGTACAATTACCAAAAGAAGAATCTCAACCACTCATTGATCGTGCTCAAAATGAATTGAACATGTCTGACAAAATCATTGAAGGTGACTTACTTCGCTTCTCTGAAAGCAACAAGACAAAAACTGGTGAAGTAAAGACAGCTATTAAAGAAGAAAAGAAGAGCGCTGAGTAA